Sequence from the Gemmatimonadaceae bacterium genome:
TAGCTTCGGCAACCGGGCGCTGACTCGCCGATCCACCGGGGGATCGATCGAGTGATGAACCTCCAATATTGGAGATTTCACCATGGCAGCTGCAAAGAAGGCCCGTAAGGGCGCGAAGAAGGCGGCGAAGAAAGGCCGCAAGACCGCGAAGAAGGCCGCGAAGAAGGCCGGCCGCAAGAAGAGAAAGTAGATATCTCTTCGTCGTGGTAATGAGAAAGCCGGCGCTCACGCGCCGGCTTTCTTCTTTGATACACGACGCGCCGGCGATCGCGAACGATCGCCGGCGCGTCTCATCCTCGGCCCCGCGTCGGCTTACGCCGCCACCGGCTTGCCCTTGCTGGCGCCGTCTTCCGGCGCCGGGCCCCACACGTACGCGCTGAACACCGGGGGCTTCTCTTCCTGCCAGCCCTGCGAGATCACGATCCCGACCGGCTCCAGCTCCTTGGACGTCTTGCGATCTGCTTTCATTATATCCATCACCACTGCCGCTTTCCCGGAAACCGCGGGGCCAATCGGCGGAAACGGAACATCGACCACCCCGGTTGCGCGACTCGAATGGTCGCGCGGACGCCGCTCTTATTGCACAAGCGATGCCAGCGTCCCCAAATCACCAACTCGTTGTGCCGCAAAGAGAAGCGAGCGACCCATCAACCGCGGTCCGGTCAATGCGTCGCTCGATGACACGCAGCCAAGGCTGCTTTACGTGTCGTTCTGATACGGGCTAAGCAATCTCCTTTCGCGCCACGAACGTGTTCAAGCCGGTGTCGCCGCGGTCCTCGTCCACCGTCACCGACCATCCGCGGTAGCGCGAGCGAAGCTCGTCCAGCGACGGCGAGGTCCCGCGCCCGCCCGCCGCGATCATCTGCACCAGATGCACGCCGCCGTCGGCGGTGGCCGACTGCAGCACCTCGATCACGCGTCGACGCGCCTTCATGTTCAGGCCCGCGAGCGCTGTGGGCGTGCAGATCACCGCCGTGAGCGGCTCCTCGGGTTCCCACGCGCTCAGGTCGGCGGCCACGGCGCGCACGCGCTCGGCGAGCCCCGCCTCGTTGGCGGCGTGCATCACGCGCTCGACCGTCCGCGCCTCGCGGTGGACCGCGGTGACCTGGCATCCGTTGGCGGCCAGAAAGAGCGCCGAGCCGTCCTCCTCGGTCATGCCGGCCACGAGCACGCGGCCCTCGGCGGCCTGCGCGATGGCGCGCACGGCCACGTGATCCGCGGTCAGTCCCCAATGCTCCGGCCGGCGCAGTTCCTTGGCCAGCTTGAGCCGCTTGCGTCGCCACGTATCGTAGCTCGGCAGCCGCAGGCGCTTGAAGATGATGCGGTTGACCTCGTCGCAGAGCAGCAGCTCGGTGAGGAGGATCTGCGGGCCCGTGCCCAACCGGGACACCGCTTCGTCCCCGACGCTCAGCAGGGCCGAGCGCGGGATCGACTCCTTGTAATTCTCGATTTCCTCATCGACGTACAACTCGTATTCGTGTCGAAGGGACCGCTGCGGTCGCAAGGCCATGCGCACCCGGATGAGGACTCACAAATGTTGTATCGTCCCGGCCGCCGCGCAAGCGGGGGTTTGGCTATCTGGGCTCGATGTGCACCACCACTTCCGCGCTGCCGGCCACCCGCGCCACCTCGGCTTCCACGGCGTCGGCCAGTGCGTGGGCTTCCTGCACCGAGGACGCGCCGGCCACCACGATCGTCATCTCCACGAACAGCTGCCCCGACGCCGTGGACCGCGACCGCACCGTGCGCACCTCGAGGATGCCGGGGACCGCGGTGGCGATCCGACGCAGCTCGGCGGCGTCCATGCCCCTGGCGTCCACCAGGATCGGCACCGATTCGCTCAGGATCTGCCAACCCGTCCACGCGATGAGCAACGCCACCGCGATGGCCAGCACGGCGTCGGCGCGCGGGGCGCCGGCCCGCGTGAGCAGGAGCGACGCGATCGCCAGCAGGGTGACGAAGATGTCGCTGCCGGTGTGTGCCGCGTCGGCCGAGAGGAAGGCGCTCTGCAGCGCGCGGCCGCGCCGTCGCTCGTACCACACCACGCCCGCGTTCACGAGCAGTGTGAGCGCCATCACGCTCACTTCGAGCAACGAGGCGGTGTGCGGCACCCGCGCGTGGACCAGCGACGTGATGCCCTCCCGCAGCAGCTCGAAGCAGGAGACCGAGAGGAATCCCACGATGCCGATCGTGCCCATGGTCTCGAACTTCGCGTGGCCATAGGGATGGTCCTCGTCCGGGCCGCGGGCTGCGATCGACACCAACGTCATCCCGATGACGTTGTTCAGCAGGTCGAGCCCGGACTCCAGGGTGGCGCCGAGCACGGAGAGGGCGTGGGTGCGCAGCCCGATCGCGAGCTTGATCGCCACCACGATCCCGTTGAGAATGAGCACCTGCAACAGCACGCGGCGCACCGCGGCGCTGCGCGCGTCGTGGGATGGGGGCGGGTCGTCCGACGATTGAGTTCCGGGGGGCATCGCCGCATCTTGCCCGGTCAACGGTCCCCCGTCAACCTGTCAGGCGGTCCATGCCCGAGTTGCCCGAAGTGGAGCATGCGGTCCGCGCCCTGCGCCGCGTGGTGGCGGGACGCGTGATCGCGCACGTTGCCCTGCTGCATCCCAGCCTCCGGCGGCGCGTGCCGGCCGGCGTGGCGCGCGCGCTCGCCGGCGCGACGATCGCCGGCGTGGAGCGCCGCGGCAAGCATCAACTCATCCATCTGGCCGATGGGCGCGTGCTGCATGCGCACTTCCGGATGACCGGCGACTGGTTGGTGGCGCCGCCAGGCGCCCCGCTGCCGCGGTTCGCGCGGGCGGTGTTCACGCTCGACGATGGGCGCCGCGTGGTGCTGGAGGATTCGCGGGCCCTGGCCACGCTCGATGTCCATCCGGCGGGGTCCCCGCCGCGGCTGGACCTGGGCGTGGAGCCGATGGACGCGGCGCTCACGCCGCAGATGCTCCATGACCTGCTCGCGCGCCGACGCGGAGCGATCAAGCCGGTGCTGCTCGACCAACGGGTGATCGCGGGCCTGGGCAACATCTACGTGGCCGAGGCACTCTGGCGCGCCCGGGTGAACCCCCGGGCGCGTGCATCGTCGTTGTCGCGCGTCCGGCTCGAACGTCTGATCGCCGCCATTCGCGCCGTGATCTCGCGCGCCACCGGATCGCGTTACACCGCGATCGGTGCCGCGCGGCTGAACGTGTACGACCGCGAGGGTCTGGCCTGCCGCCGCTGCGGCGCCAGGGTCCGCCGCGTCGTGCAGGCCGGACGATCCACCTACTTCTGTCCGGCCTGCCAGCGGCGCTGAACCGCGCGTCAGCGCTCGAGCTTGAACCCCGGATCCAGCGCCGGTCGCGTGGGGGCGTTGGCCACCAGCCATCCGGTCTCGTACATCCAGTCGGTCATGCGCGTGAGCTTGGCGTAGTCGATGCGCGACGCCTCGTCGCGTGGCGTGTGGTAGTCGGCATGCAGGTTGGTGGAATACATGAGCGCCGGCACGCCCCGCCTGACGTAGGGCACGTGATCGCTGCGGAAGTACCAGCCTTCGGGGTGCGTGGGCCGGTCCCAGGTGGAGTCGAGCACGAACTTCCCGGTGGCGGCGTTGGCGGCGAGCGCCATGCGCACGAGATCGCTGGAATTGCGGTGGGGCGGCTGCACGCCCAGCAGCGAGGCGGTGTCGGGGTTGTTGCGGCCGATCAGGTCGCCGTTGAGCACGGCCACGATCTGGTGCAGCGGCACCACGGGATGGGTGGCGTGATACCGCGAGCCGAGCAGTCCCCGCTCCTCGGCGCCGTGCCAGATGAACAGCGCCGACCGCTTGCCGGGCTCCTTGGCAAAGGCGCGGCCGATGGCGAGGATGGCCACGCTCGTCGACGCGTTGTCGTCGGCGCCATTCCAGATCGAGTCGCCGGCCATGGGAAAGCGCACGCCGTCGTGGTCGGAGTGCGAGCTGAACATCACGTACTGGTCGCGCAGCCGTGGATCGGTGCCGCGCACCTTGGCGATCACGTTCACCGACGGGTAGTCGAAGGTCTCGGTGACGAGGTGGATGGTGGCGCGTTGGCCGCCGGCGCGCAGCGCCTCGAGCATGTCGCGGTGGACGAGCAGCACCGGGGGGCCGTGTTCCGGGGCTCCGTACCGCCCGCCGGCCGCATTGGTGGCCGGGTCGTCCACGTCGTAGGTGCCGCGCGATGAGATCGCGGTGACGGCGTCGAAGGCGATGTCGCCGATGGAATCGGCCACGAGCACCACGGCGGAGGCGCCGCGCGCGGCGAGGCGCTGACCCTCGGCGGCGATCGCGGCGCGGGCGTAGTGCCATTCGGGGGAGTACACGCCGATGAACTGGCGGGTGTTGGGCGGCGGCGGAACCAGCGTCGCGATCGCGACCTTGCCGCGCACGTCGATCGTGGTGTCGCTGCCGTCGCCGGCAAAGACCGCGGGCGCGTCGATGTGCGCCTGCACGGTGCTCGACGAGGCGATGTCCTTCCAGAGCACCAGGGCGCGGTCGCCGATCATGATCGTGCTGGCGGGCGACAGGCGCGTGCGCTTGATGCTGAACCACTGGAAGTAGGTGCCGTCGTCGCCGGCCGGCTGGAGTCCCGCTTTGCGGGCCTGCTCGGCTTCCCACGAGGCGGCGCGCAGCTCGTCCAGGGTGCCGGCCTCGCGGCCGCGCATGGCGTCGCTGGCCAGATAGTAGAGGTCACGTTTGAGGTCGGCCGTCCTGATGGCCGAGATGGCCGGGGGCACGGCGGGTGGCTTGGCGTGTTGGGCGGCGAGCGGCGCCGCCAGCAGCAGCGCGGTGGCGGCGCTCCGTGTCGCGCGGCAGAAGGAGAGTCGGGACATGGTCGGGGCGAGGGTTGAGGAAGAGCGCCAAGGATGCGCCAATCGGCCGGCTCGCGCCAGAGGCGCGGCGGAGGTTAGTCCATCGCTTCGACGACCGCGCCCTTGATGTACCCCGTTTCGGGGATGGTCAGGATTTCTGGATGGTCGAGCGGTTGGCCGACGATCTCGCGCAGGGCGAGGCGGCGGCCCGAATCGGCGGCCGCGTGCTCGAGCATTTCCAGGAATCGCGGCTTGGACAGGTGGAAGCTGCAGCTGGCGGTGAACAGGATCCCGCCCGGCGAGAGCAGCCGCATGGCGCGGAGGTTGATCTCGTTGTAACCGCGGAGGGCCGCCGGGAGGGCCGCCTTGGTCTTGGCGAACGCCGGCGGATCGAGGACGATGGTCTCGAAGCGCGTCCGGTCGCGTTCGGCCTGCTTGAGATAGTCGAAGGCGTTGGCCTCCACCAACTCCACGTTCGTGAGGCCGTTGCGCGCACAGTTCTGGGCGGCGCGCTCGAGCGCCGGCGCCGAGCTGTCGAGGGCGATCACGTGCTCGGCGCGGCCTGCCAGGTGCAGCGCGAACGAACCGTGATAGCTGAAGCAGTCCAGCGCGCGCCCCCGCGCCAGGGCGCCGATGCGGACGCGGTTGTCGCGCTGATCGAGAAAGGCGCCGGTCTTCTGGCCGTCCCATGGGGCGGCGGCGTAGCGCACCCCGTGCTCCACGATCTCGATCTCGCGGGGCACGTCGCCGGTGAGCAGTTCCACGACGCGGGGCAGCCCTTCCTTGTCGCGGAGCGAGACGTCGTTTCGGGCCAGCATCCCGGCGGGGTGGAGCAGCGATTCGAGCGCCTGGACGATGTGCGGCCGCGACGGTTCGAGGCCCGCGCTCATGAACTGCAGTACCAGCCAGCGATCGTACCGGTCGCAGACCAGCGAGGGCAGCCCGTCGCCTTCGCCGTGGATCAGACGGTAGGCGTTGGCGACCTGCCCCAGCGGGGCGCGCCGCTCCACCGCGCTCGCGATGCGACGGGCCCACCACGCGGCGTCGATGCGCGCGTTCGGATCGCGGTCGAGCAGCCGCAGCGAGATCTCCGAGCGCGGACTCCACAGCGCCCAGCCGAGCGGTCGGCCGCGGGGATCCTGCACGGCCACCACGCCGGCGGCGTCGTCGGGACGTTGCGTGACGTCGCTGCGGTAGATCCACGGGTGCCCGCGCTCCCATCGTCCGGCGCCCTTGGCCGATACCACCGCATGGTGCGACATGGTGGGGATCAGTCCCGCTTCCTGACCGGAGGACGCGCTCGGGTCGTGTCCTTCCGGGCCGCGTCGGCCCTGGCCAGGGCGGCGCGCTCTCGCCGCATCTCGCGCACGGCCGCTTCGTGGCCCTTGTAGTCCACGCGGAACTCGTGATGCCCGTCGGGCGCCGCCACGAAGTACTTGTACGGCACGTGCGCGGGATAGAGCGCGGCGAGAATGCTCGCCTTGCCGGGCGACGCGATCGGTCCCGGCGGCAGCCCCAGGTGGCGATAGGTGTTGTACGGGGACTTCACCTTGAGATCCTTGTACAGGAGCCGGGTCTCGTGCTGGGGCAGGGCGTACTGCACCGTGGGATCGGCCTGCAGCAGCATGCCGGCCCGGAGCCGGTTCATGTACACGGCGGCGATCACGGGACGTTCCTCGGGGAGCTTGGCTTCCTTCTCGACGATCGAGGCCAGCGTCATCAGGTCGTTGCGCGACATGTCGATGGTGTCGAGCCGCGCCGTCCACGCCGGCTTCCACGTGCGCTCGAACTGGGCGACCATGGCGCCCACCGCTTCGCGCGCCGTGGTGCCTTCGGGGAACGTGTAGGTGTCGGGAAACAGGTAGCCCTCGAGCGTCGGTGTCGGCAGGTCGAGGCGCGCGAGCAGCGCCGTGTCGGTGGCCGCCGCGCGCACCGAGTCGAGCGGCACGCCCAGCTTGCCGGCCAGCAGGGGCTCGATCTGCTCGAGCGCGAATCCCTCGGGAATCGTCACCGTGCTGACGATGCCGCGGCCGCGGCGTAGGGCGTCGAGCACGGCGAACCAGCTCTCGCCGCGGCCCATCTCGTAGGTGCCGGGCCGGATACGCCGGTCGCCGCCGCTCAGATAGGCGAAGGCGCGGAACAGGCGCGCCGACCGTACGACGCCCGCCTTGGCCAGCGAATCGGCGGCGATGCGCACCGAGGCGCCGGTGGGCACGCTCACGCGGACGGTGGTGGAGTCGCCGGTGCTGCACGCGGCGAGCGCGCACGCCGCGCCGCACAGCACGATCCGGCGCGCGAGGCGGCTACGGCGCATGGCGGAGCGCATGCTGCAGGAGCACGGTGGCGGCGAGGGCGTCCACGTCGCCCTTGCGGCCGCGCGTGGATCCGCCCATCTCGTGCACGGCGCGTAGGGCGGCCGCCGTGGTGAACCGTTCGTCGAGGAGCCGCACGGGCAGGCCCGTGCGCTTCTCGAGTTCGGCGGCCACGTGACGCACCTCGACCGCGCGCGGCGTGTCGTTGCCGTTGCCGTCGAGCGGCAGGCCGAGCACGAACGCGCGCGCCTCGAGCGCCTGGGCGCGGCGCATCAGCTCGGCGATGGGCGGACGCTTGCCGGCGCGGCGCACGAGGTAGCCGGCGGGCGACGCGATGATGCCGGTGGGGTCGCTGATCGCGAGCCCGATCCGCCGCTCCCCCCAGTCCACCGCCAGCCACCGCCCGCGATCCGTCGCGTCCATGGTCAGCCGCCCTGGGCCATCTGGACGAAGAATTCCTTGTTGTTCTTGGAGCGCGACATCTGCTTGAGCAGGAATTCGATGGCCTCGGCGTCCGGCATGTCGGCCAGGAAGGTGCGCAGCAGCGTGACGCGGTTCAGCTCTTCCTGCGTGAACAGCAGCTCTTCCTTGCGCGTGCCGGAGCGGTTGATGTCGATGGCCGGGTAGATGCGGCGCTCGGCGATCTTGCGGTCGAGGATCAACTCCATGTTGCCGGTGCCCTTGAACTCCTCGAAGATCACCTCGTCCATGCGCGAGCCCGTCTCGATGAGGGCCGTGCCGATGATCGTGAGCGAGCCGCCGTTCTCGATGTTGCGGGCGGCACCGAAGAATTTCTTGGGCTTCTCGAGCGCGTTCACGTCCACGCCGCCGGACATGATCTTGCCCGAGTGGGGCATCACGGCGTTGTGGGCGCGGCCCAGGCGGGTGATCGAATCGAGCAGGATCACCACGTCCTTCTTGCTCTCCACGAGGCGGCGGGCCTTCTCGATGACCATGTCGGCCACCTGGACGTGGCGCTGCGGCTCCTCGTCGAACGTGGAGCTGATCACCTCGCCCTTGATGGTGAGCCGCATGTCGGTCACCTCTTCGGGCCGCTCGTCGATGAGCAGGACGATGAGGACCACCTCGGGGTAGTTCTCGGCGATGGCGTTGGCGATCTTCTGCAGGAGGATCGTCTTGCCGGCACGCGGCGGCGACACGATGAGCCCGCGCTGTCCCTTGCCGATGGGCGCGATGAGGTCCATCACGCGCATGCTCAGGTCGCCGCTCTTCACCTCGAGGCGGAGGCGTCCTTCGGGGTAGCGTGGCCGCAGGCTGTCGAACGGCACGCGCTCCCTGGCCAGCTCGGGGTCGCTGCCGTTGACCGACTCCACCTTGAGGAGCGCCAGATACCGCTCCCATTCCTTGGGCGGGCGCACCTGGCCCTGCACCGTGTCACCCGTCTGCAGGCCGAACCGCTTGATCTGCGAGGGCGATACATAGATGTCGTCGGGCCCGTTCAGGTAGTTCCAGTCCTGGCTGCGCAGGAACCCGTAGCCCTCGGGAAGCACCTCGAGCACGCCCTCGCCCCGGAGCAGCACGCCGTCCGCCAGCAACCCCTGCTCGATGCGGAACGTCAGGTCATGGCGCGCCAGCGTCTCGGCGTCGGCGAGCTGCAGCGCCTCCGCCATCTCGAGGAGGGCGGGAAGCGTCTTGCGCTTGAGCTCGGCGATGCTGACGAGGGCCGGCGAGGCGGACGGCGAGGGCGACGACATGGACGACACGGTGGCGTCGTGACGCGGGGTGGGAGCGCACGACGGGGAACGGACGGGAGGGTCGGCGTCGATGCTGAATCGACAGTGGGGTCCGCCGGAGGCGCGCCTCGGTGCGGATGCGCTCGGGACCCGCCGAGCGCCGGACCTGCGGTTGAGAATCGTGAGACGCGCGCGACAGGATTCGAACCTGTGACCTTCGGCTCCGGAGGCCGACGCTCTATCCAGCTGAGCTACGCGCGCGGGTAGTCCTCAAAGCTAGCCGGGGCACGCGGGGGGTTCAAGCGATCGCGCACATCTCCCTTTCGAGCCGCAGCGGGGACCTCTAATATGCCACACGTTCCGGGGCCGGGATCGGGGTGTTTCCACGCACCGCCCACGGCCCACGGCGTCCCGCCCTCGAATCCGTAGCCGTTTGCCCCACTTCGTGCTGGGCCTCTCCGCGTTCTACCACGACAGCGCCGCGTGCATCCTGCGTGACGGTGAGATCGTGGCCGCCGCCCAGGAAGAGCGGTTCACCCGCCGTAAGGGCGACGAGTCGTTCCCGCACCAGGCGGTGAACTTCTGCCTCCGCGCGGCCGGCATCAGCGCCCGCCGGCTCGACGGCGTGGCCTTCTACGACAAGCCGCTCCTCAAGCTCGACCGGATCTTCGAGACCTTTCTCTGGATGGCGCCCGCGGGCTTCGCGGCGTTCCGCCACGGCGCCCCACTCTGGGCCCGCGACCGGTTGGACATCGAGGGCACCATCCGCCGCGCGCTCGACGACTATCCGGGCCACGTGCTGTTCACCGAGCACCACGAAGCGCACGCAGCGAGCGCGTTCTACCCGTCGCCGTTCGATGCGGCCGCGATCCTCACCGTCGACGGCGTGGGGGAGTGGGCCACGGCGTCCATCGGGGCCGGCCACGCCAGCGTCGTCGAACTGCGACAGGAACTCCACTGGCCGGACTCCCTCGGCCTCCTCTATTCGGCGTTCACCTACCACGCCGGATTCAAGGTGAACTCCGGCGAATACAAGCTCATGGGGCTCGCGCCCTACGGCGAGCCCAGATACGTGGACGCCATCTATCGCGAACTGGTCAACCTGCGCGACGACGGATCGTTCACGCTCAACCAGCGCTACTTCAACTACCTCGGCGGGCTCACGATGACGAACGACGCCTTCTCGGCGCTGTTCGGCGGCCCGCCGCGCCGGCCGGAATCCGGCCTCACGCAGCGCGAGATGGACCTCGCGCGGTCGGTACAGGAGGTGTGCGAGGAGATCGTGCTGCGCATGGCGCGTTGGGCACGCCGCGAGACCGGACTCGGCGACCTCTGCATGGCCG
This genomic interval carries:
- a CDS encoding cation diffusion facilitator family transporter: MPPGTQSSDDPPPSHDARSAAVRRVLLQVLILNGIVVAIKLAIGLRTHALSVLGATLESGLDLLNNVIGMTLVSIAARGPDEDHPYGHAKFETMGTIGIVGFLSVSCFELLREGITSLVHARVPHTASLLEVSVMALTLLVNAGVVWYERRRGRALQSAFLSADAAHTGSDIFVTLLAIASLLLTRAGAPRADAVLAIAVALLIAWTGWQILSESVPILVDARGMDAAELRRIATAVPGILEVRTVRSRSTASGQLFVEMTIVVAGASSVQEAHALADAVEAEVARVAGSAEVVVHIEPR
- the mutM gene encoding bifunctional DNA-formamidopyrimidine glycosylase/DNA-(apurinic or apyrimidinic site) lyase; translation: MPELPEVEHAVRALRRVVAGRVIAHVALLHPSLRRRVPAGVARALAGATIAGVERRGKHQLIHLADGRVLHAHFRMTGDWLVAPPGAPLPRFARAVFTLDDGRRVVLEDSRALATLDVHPAGSPPRLDLGVEPMDAALTPQMLHDLLARRRGAIKPVLLDQRVIAGLGNIYVAEALWRARVNPRARASSLSRVRLERLIAAIRAVISRATGSRYTAIGAARLNVYDREGLACRRCGARVRRVVQAGRSTYFCPACQRR
- a CDS encoding M28 family peptidase; amino-acid sequence: MSRLSFCRATRSAATALLLAAPLAAQHAKPPAVPPAISAIRTADLKRDLYYLASDAMRGREAGTLDELRAASWEAEQARKAGLQPAGDDGTYFQWFSIKRTRLSPASTIMIGDRALVLWKDIASSSTVQAHIDAPAVFAGDGSDTTIDVRGKVAIATLVPPPPNTRQFIGVYSPEWHYARAAIAAEGQRLAARGASAVVLVADSIGDIAFDAVTAISSRGTYDVDDPATNAAGGRYGAPEHGPPVLLVHRDMLEALRAGGQRATIHLVTETFDYPSVNVIAKVRGTDPRLRDQYVMFSSHSDHDGVRFPMAGDSIWNGADDNASTSVAILAIGRAFAKEPGKRSALFIWHGAEERGLLGSRYHATHPVVPLHQIVAVLNGDLIGRNNPDTASLLGVQPPHRNSSDLVRMALAANAATGKFVLDSTWDRPTHPEGWYFRSDHVPYVRRGVPALMYSTNLHADYHTPRDEASRIDYAKLTRMTDWMYETGWLVANAPTRPALDPGFKLER
- a CDS encoding class I SAM-dependent rRNA methyltransferase, coding for MSHHAVVSAKGAGRWERGHPWIYRSDVTQRPDDAAGVVAVQDPRGRPLGWALWSPRSEISLRLLDRDPNARIDAAWWARRIASAVERRAPLGQVANAYRLIHGEGDGLPSLVCDRYDRWLVLQFMSAGLEPSRPHIVQALESLLHPAGMLARNDVSLRDKEGLPRVVELLTGDVPREIEIVEHGVRYAAAPWDGQKTGAFLDQRDNRVRIGALARGRALDCFSYHGSFALHLAGRAEHVIALDSSAPALERAAQNCARNGLTNVELVEANAFDYLKQAERDRTRFETIVLDPPAFAKTKAALPAALRGYNEINLRAMRLLSPGGILFTASCSFHLSKPRFLEMLEHAAADSGRRLALREIVGQPLDHPEILTIPETGYIKGAVVEAMD
- the mltG gene encoding endolytic transglycosylase MltG; protein product: MRRSRLARRIVLCGAACALAACSTGDSTTVRVSVPTGASVRIAADSLAKAGVVRSARLFRAFAYLSGGDRRIRPGTYEMGRGESWFAVLDALRRGRGIVSTVTIPEGFALEQIEPLLAGKLGVPLDSVRAAATDTALLARLDLPTPTLEGYLFPDTYTFPEGTTAREAVGAMVAQFERTWKPAWTARLDTIDMSRNDLMTLASIVEKEAKLPEERPVIAAVYMNRLRAGMLLQADPTVQYALPQHETRLLYKDLKVKSPYNTYRHLGLPPGPIASPGKASILAALYPAHVPYKYFVAAPDGHHEFRVDYKGHEAAVREMRRERAALARADAARKDTTRARPPVRKRD
- the ruvX gene encoding Holliday junction resolvase RuvX encodes the protein MDATDRGRWLAVDWGERRIGLAISDPTGIIASPAGYLVRRAGKRPPIAELMRRAQALEARAFVLGLPLDGNGNDTPRAVEVRHVAAELEKRTGLPVRLLDERFTTAAALRAVHEMGGSTRGRKGDVDALAATVLLQHALRHAP
- the rho gene encoding transcription termination factor Rho encodes the protein MSSPSPSASPALVSIAELKRKTLPALLEMAEALQLADAETLARHDLTFRIEQGLLADGVLLRGEGVLEVLPEGYGFLRSQDWNYLNGPDDIYVSPSQIKRFGLQTGDTVQGQVRPPKEWERYLALLKVESVNGSDPELARERVPFDSLRPRYPEGRLRLEVKSGDLSMRVMDLIAPIGKGQRGLIVSPPRAGKTILLQKIANAIAENYPEVVLIVLLIDERPEEVTDMRLTIKGEVISSTFDEEPQRHVQVADMVIEKARRLVESKKDVVILLDSITRLGRAHNAVMPHSGKIMSGGVDVNALEKPKKFFGAARNIENGGSLTIIGTALIETGSRMDEVIFEEFKGTGNMELILDRKIAERRIYPAIDINRSGTRKEELLFTQEELNRVTLLRTFLADMPDAEAIEFLLKQMSRSKNNKEFFVQMAQGG
- a CDS encoding carbamoyltransferase N-terminal domain-containing protein — protein: MPHFVLGLSAFYHDSAACILRDGEIVAAAQEERFTRRKGDESFPHQAVNFCLRAAGISARRLDGVAFYDKPLLKLDRIFETFLWMAPAGFAAFRHGAPLWARDRLDIEGTIRRALDDYPGHVLFTEHHEAHAASAFYPSPFDAAAILTVDGVGEWATASIGAGHASVVELRQELHWPDSLGLLYSAFTYHAGFKVNSGEYKLMGLAPYGEPRYVDAIYRELVNLRDDGSFTLNQRYFNYLGGLTMTNDAFSALFGGPPRRPESGLTQREMDLARSVQEVCEEIVLRMARWARRETGLGDLCMAGGVALNAVANGKLLRARVFDRIWVQPAAGDAGGAVGAALAAHHQYFGAPRVALPGDAMRGALLGPSYAADEMERELSPLGAAWERVGRDGAIARAAELLAAGKVIGWFDGAMEFGPRALGARSILADARDAGMQARINMMVKFREGFRPFAPSVLAERAAEYFEIDGECPYMTFVAPVRESRRLPLAEGEARRGLDRLNVPRSDIPAVTHLDYSARLQTVTAERAPGLHAVLAAFADRTGCALLVNTSFNVRGEPIVCSPADAYDCFMRTNLDALVMPPFVLMKSDQPVQDPARWHRPPARD